A part of Brassica rapa cultivar Chiifu-401-42 chromosome A05, CAAS_Brap_v3.01, whole genome shotgun sequence genomic DNA contains:
- the LOC117134364 gene encoding uncharacterized protein LOC117134364, with amino-acid sequence MTLDYTTSYIALLYAQTLVRGSAEDGYSRLPSYLVQISLANPDSITAIELDSINRFKYLFFSFGASIKDFKYRRRVIVVDGTHLSGKYGGVMLVAAAQDGNFQIFPLAFGIVDAEDEPSWEWFFTKLASCVSNEQPLVIVSDRHAAIKSACDKVFPWATRGICYYHLQDNIVKKYKGKHLLYLVKGAAYAHTVSNFDRYMAEIQSANPDLATYLENADVSLWSRVYCQGDKYNIKTSNIAESINSALKRARGFPVQFLLEFKIEKLGKWFWKRREDALSLPTQHSRGVEYLLAVR; translated from the coding sequence ATGACGCTTGATTACACCACTTCATACATAGCACTTTTATATGCACAAACATTGGTGAGAGGATCAGCAGAAGATGGGTATTCGCGTCTGCCATCATATCTCGTGCAAATCTCCTTAGCAAATCCCGATTCTATCACGGCTATAGAACTTGATTCTATCAATAGATTTAAGTAtctatttttctcttttggAGCTTCTATCAAAGATTTTAAGTATCGTAGAAGGGTCATTGTGGTGGATGGGACTCACCTAAGTGGGAAGTATGGAGGTGTTATGTTAGTTGCAGCCGCACAAGATGGGAATTTTCAGATATTTCCATTGGCTTTTGGGATCGTAGATGCTGAAGATGAACCTTCTTGGGAATGGTTTTTCACAAAATTGGCTAGTTGTGTATCTAATGAGCAGCCTTTGGTGATAGTCTCCGACCGGCACGCTGCCATTAAAAGTGCGTGTGATAAGGTGTTTCCTTGGGCAACCCGAGGAATATGTTATTATCACCTTCAAGATAACATTGTCAAAAAGTATAAAGGGAAACATCTCTTGTACTTGGTGAAAGGTGCTGCTTATGCTCATACGGTTTCAAATTTTGACCGGTACATGGCTGAGATACAGAGTGCAAACCCGGACCTTGCAACTTATTTGGAGAATGCCGACGTCAGCCTGTGGTCAAGGGTTTATTGTCAAGGGGACAAGTACAACATAAAAACAAGCAACATCGCTGAATCTATTAATTCCGCTCTGAAGCGAGCTAGAGGATTTCCGGTTCAGTTCCTGTTGGAGTTCAAAATTGAGAAGCTAGGAAAGTGGTTTTGGAAAAGGAGAGAAGATGCTTTGAGTCTCCCAACTCAACATAGTCGAGGTGTTGAATACTTGCTTGCTGTTCGATAG